The genomic region GGATGTCGGATCAAATCCGAAGAACTTCCGCTCGGTGACTGTGGTAACGCGGTACGGAACGCCGTGGGTCTCCCGGCTTTGCGCCCGGGTCGGCGTGACGACGTACACCGTCCGGGGGACCTGTTCGGTCAGCCCGTGGTGGCTGAGGGCGCTGTAGTAGCCGATGTACATCGGCTCGGCGACGTGGGCAGCAATGAGGTACTCATGGGTTGTGTATACGGACTCCTCACCGGCAGCGAGTGGAATGATGAGATACGTGCCTGGGAAGAGCCGATCGAGCCAGCCCTTCTCGGTGAGCCGGGAGGCGATCTCTCGGGCAGTGTTTGGGGCGACCTCGAGCGTCGTCTCGATGTCGTCGACGGAGATGATCTGGTGGCCTGAACCGGCTAGTCGTGAGAGGAGTCGACTTTCTCGAGTCGAGAGTCCCTGGCGTACATCTTTCGATTGCTCTATTGTACTCATACCTGCGCTTCTTACATAGAGTATAAACTCGGGCCTGCTTTAGCCTTGCGACTGCCCTGGATGACGGAGACGAACAGAATTAACCAACGAAATAGAGACTCAGAACCGAACGTTGGTTAACGATTCAGGCGCCGTCTTCGATCACGTCGATGAGCTCTTCTGCTGTGGTACTGATCCGGTCGAGACGGTCGCGAGCGACTTCCGGATCGTCTGACTCCCATGCAGCTAGGTAGAATGCAGAGCCACTGGTGTCGAGCCCGCAGTACCGCCCAACAACGTACGCGACCGCCTCGGCCTCGACTTCGCGTTTCGTCCGCTCGGTATCGTCGTCGACGTCGAAGTGGAGCAGGGCGTGCGCGTACTCGTGGATCAGCGTCCGCGCAAGGTCAGCCTCGTTCTCTCGATCACGCACCTCGACGAGCGGCTGAACGTCGACGAGGCTCAACTGCTCGCAGATGCCTTTCGCCTCGCCGTGGGTCCACTCCTCTTCTGAAACGATTCGCACTGTTACGCCGAGCTCATCAGCAGCGGCAATCAGCCGAGAAACCAGATCGCCGGCGTCTCCGGTCGCTTTCGTGTCGAGGTCGGGAAGCGGTTCTCCCTCGATCTGGGAGACGTCGAACACCGGCGCGGGCTTGAATCCGACCAGGCCCTCAGACCACTCCTCGGGTGGCGTCGCGTCGTACTCACAATCGCTGTCCTCGTGGTAACTCGGCGAGTTTTCGCACTCCGGGCACTGTTTCGTGATGATCGGCGCCCAGATCCAGATGGCCGACTCCCCCTCCGTGACGTGGCGGTCGAACTCCTCCTGCCACGTACGGTAGCCGGCCACCCGGGTTGCCTCGGGACACTGGCGTTTGATGAGGAGCGTGTTCCGGTAGGAGTAGTCGTGGAAGCGACTCTGGACGTCGAGCCACTCTTGGAACTCTTCGCTGGCCTGCGCGTCGTCGACGCCGACGACGAGCTCGTCGATCCACTGTTCGATAGTGCTGTTCATCTCGTCTGATCGCGTGTCGGTCTGATCGAAGGAGACCGACGAATCACTGGTCGTAGCCATTGTGTTCTCCGAATCAAGTTCACGGCGACTGCATCAGTTCAGACCGCGCCGCACCCCTCTGGGGCGTTCAAAAAATCGCTCTGTCGGTCAGCGGAGCTCGTGGCGTTCGTTCGCGAAGCCGACCGTGACGAGGTACTCGAGGAACTCGTCGAACAGCTCGATGTCGCTAGGCGTGTCGGTCGCAAGGTGACGTGCCCACTCGATGGCCCATTGAAAGGCAGGATCCGTGCCGCCCTTGCCGTGGATATACCACCACCGGGCCGCTTTCAGCACGACCAACGGATTCGCCGGCGGCTGCTCACCGGCGAGCCCACGGGTGATGGACTCGATTTCGTCGGGGACGTCGGCGGGATTGACCTCCGCTGATTGCGTGTTGTCGATATCGACCGGGATTTCGTCGATTGAGACGTTGTCGGGACTCTGTTGTTGACTCACTGGAAGTCACCTCAGAGGGCTTTCGAAGGAGCCCTCACCCTCTCCGGGGGTATGAAAAACTGAGAAGCAACTGTTAACCAACAGAGGGGGATTCTTCGTGGAGATTGTTGGTTAATACCGGAGCTTACCCCTCGTCTTCACGCAGTTCTTCAGCTTTCCACTTGAGTCGACGCAGAATCTGCGTCCGATTCTGGTGGGTATTCTCGTAGGCAACACACTCCCGGAGTGTCTCCATATCGGGAATTGTCACGATACCGGCCTCGACCAATCGATAATCCGGTGTTTCGAGACGCTTCGCAGGTGGGAATTCGTCGTCACTTCCATCGCTGATTGTGGACTGTTCCATCTCTGTAGCCCTCCACCCCTCGAGGGCGAGAAAGACAGAACAGCGATCACATCACCGGCGCAGCGTCAGGCCATCGCGTCCTGGAACCGTTCGCGAAGCGCATCCTCGCGCTCCTCGAATTGCTCTACCTTTTCCTGCAGGTCATCACTGACCCGTTCGATGCTCGCGAGCGCTCGCTCGCCGGCCAGCGACGCCTGCGACCCGTCGTCGCCGTCCGCCTCTAACTGCTGCTCGTACGCCTGCTCGACGCGCTCGATCGTTCCCTCCGGGTTGACCAGGATATCGTTGGCGATGCGGACGTACTGATCGAGGGACGCTCCCTCCTTCCCTTGGAAGAAGTGGGTGAGCGCGTACGTTGCACCGGAATGCAGCGTCCACATGTCGATCTCGAAGGGGGACGCCGCATTGGCTTCTGCATCGCCGGCGGCACGCTCGGCCAGGTAGTCCGGGAACCCCAGCAGGGTGTAGAACTCCGTGACGGTGAACGGGAGCTCCGAGAAATCGAGCTTGATGTCCTGAGCGTCACGGATGAACTCGAAGAGGTCGTCGGCGACGAGTTCAACCTGTGCGAGGAGCTCCTCCCACCAGGTGCGGAAGTTCCGAACGTCGCCGACGTGTTTGATGACCTCCTTGTCGGTGAGCGAGCGCATCGTATTCGAGCAGTAGCCGTCCTGGGCGAACCCCTCCACGTAGACGGCGTGCTCGCCGAAGAAGTCGTAGCCCGACGTGACGCCCATCGTGATCAGGTCCGACCGGTCGGGAAGGCGCACCTCGAGGCCGTCGAACATGATGTCCATGTGGACCTCGCCGCCGCCCCGGTAGCGCCGAATCTCACCGAACATCACCTCACCCAACGGCGTCCCGTCGATGGTCTCCTCGCGGAGGACCTCCTCCAGCGGACCGTAGACGTCGACAGGGTTGATAATCGCGTAACTGTTAGTCGGGATGTGAAATAGTGGATCCGTCTCGGCGTCTTCTTCTTGGGCCTGCGAGTGGGCGCGACTCGGCTCAACGAGCGCGTTGAACCGCTCCGTCTCAACCCACTCGTCAGTGTAAGGGTTCTGGTACGCCACGGTCGTCTCGACGGCCTGCGGAAGATCACGAACCGCCTCGGCGAAGGTCACGGGGTCTGCATCCCCGTGACGATCTCGGTACCACTCGGGTAGTTCGGTGTCGGTACGTCCATCGACGCCAGCGAAGATGGTTCTGGACTCTGGGTCTTTCATCTCGGTCACCTCAGTTGAGGAATCCTCGTCGACTCGCGACTGTACCGTCTCGCGCCCTGCGCCCCTCCCGGGCGCAAAAACAACGTCTCGCGAACTACTGCCCGAACTGCGGGGCAATCGCCAGCACCAGTCACACTAAAACAGAGCGGCTGGAAGGCGGGCCGGTCTGTACCGACTGTGCGGTGACCGAACGGTTCGCGCTGAAGACGAAGTACTTCTACGACGAAGACAATCTCGAGACGTTCCGTGAGGAGTACGTCGTCATGCTGCTCCACGAGAAGGCGATGGAAAACAAGCGATTAGCCGGGGGAGCGTAGTTGCGACGCTACTGGTCATCATCAGCCTACTCCTGCTTGGCGGCATCATCTAAACTGGCTGCATTCTCTCACACTAGTTCAGCAACGACCAGTGCAAAAGGCCTCTGATACTCCTCTTTTACGGCAGATGAGTGGATCATTCGGCTGGTACCGCATTTTCTGTCTCGGAGAAGTACTGCGCTTCCCACTCACGTCGTGCTTCGAGTTCGCGTCTAGCCCGTTTCGTCAGTGCGTACTCGTTCGTACGTTTGTCCTTCTGACTCTTTTCGACGAGTCCCATACTTACCAACTCGTCTAGATTAGGGTATAGCCTGCCTGCATTGATATCCTTCTCATAGTATTCGGCGAGCGCTGATTTCACTGCAAGGCCGTGAGGCTTGTCAAGCCCGGCGATTACATATAAACAGTCTCGCTTAAATGCGGTGAGATCATGCATGTCTTCAGATTTTGTTGGCGTCTGGTATAAATAACATTCCTAATAATACTGGTTGTAAATCTGTTAACCTTTTCCTAGGAGATTTGGCCAACGAAGACGACCCTGCGAATAACTGAGGCTCAGGAAGATCAGGTGCTATGAGCCAGTCAGTTCCTCTCTGTGAGACTTGGGGACCGGTCCATGACGAACTGTTTTACATACCTTGCACTCCCAGATCGGTTGTCCGGTCCACGTCTCATCAGGGATCGATTCGTAGGTTTTGAATTGATGGTCGGTCGTCCTCCCGCATTTCTGACAGTCGAGGTGATCCGTCGTTGGTACCGTCGAACGTTGGCTATCCGACTTCTCCTCGCCAGCTGTCTTGGTAAGCCCGATCGCTGGAACCAACCATGCCTTCTCGTCGGTGTCATCCAGGATCTCACTGAGGCATGATTCGTCGCGGATGGCGTTTCCACACTGATCGTAGAGCCGCGTCGGGGGCTGCTGGTGCTCCAACGCTTCGTGCGCACCACACCCTGTTCGGTCGCAGGCGGCTGTGAGCAGTTGCTCACCCGCTGTTGAGTCAGCTTGTACCGCGTCGGGGAGCGAAGGCCATTGGTCGGCCAGTTGGCGCGCAGGCATCTCGTCAAGATCGTAGATGAGCGTGTAGTCGTCGACGGCCGGCTCCGCCTCGTTGGCGGTGAGGAGGTTCGCAGCGGCCCCGCCCTTCGCGACGGCGCCGTGGAACGTGGTCGACTTGACGACCATATGGACGATCCCGAGGAACGTCACGTCCGCCGTCTCGTCCGTACTAGCGGGGTCATCACCGATGTGGTTGTTGAGACAGAACCGACATTTTGTCTGGCCAGCTGGGATCGACGTCCCACAGGACTGGCACTCTCTGCCGGTGTCCGTCGGCTCATCGGGATAGTTACCTGTTCTCGTTGCACCGCGTTGGTACTTGGGTTCGCTGTCATACCCATCGCTAAGTTGCTCGTCCGGAATGTGGGACGCCTCACCGATCGGCCGCAGTTCCTCGAAATCAGAGTATCTGTTATGCATCGCTTGAGTACTGGTTCCCTCGACTTCGCATTTCAACTTCAGGGGCAGACCGTTGTTTCACGAGTTTTCGAGGTAGATACCTCGAGCCTCAACTCAGAGGAGGCTGCCAGCTCTGCTTGATTGTACCGGCACCCATTGCGGTACCAGACAAACGATATCCGAGGTTGTGGCTGCGCGCGCAGCGACGTCAGGAGCGAGCACGGAGCGGTGGGTGGGGCGGTGGGGTTTGGGTCGGTCCGGCGCACAGCAAAAAAAGAAGGCTGCTCCGACTGGCTATTCTTCCCACCACCGCCCGCGCTCGGGGAAGTGAACGGTGCTCCATCCCGTGACGGCCAGTGAGACACGTCCGTTGTACCAGTTCTTGGCCGCCTCGTGAATGCGCACCCGCTCGCCTTCCTCAATCCACGGTGCGTCTGATGCCTTCCAGATCGTCACCTTCGTCTTTCCGCTCTCGTCCGCGACCAGCCCGACCTGTTGGATCGCCGGCGAGTCACTGTCCCAGAGCGTCTCGACACGCCCCTCGATGCTCACCGTTTCGCGATCTATCTCGTCCAGGGCGTCGATCGGCACGACCTGGCCTGGCGCCGTCTGCAACTCCTCGAACACCTGGATGACCGCGCTCGTGAGACTCATGCCGTCGACGACCGCCTCGGCCAAGCATCGACTGATCGCCGCGCGCGCCCAGCCATCCAACTGCTCCGCGAGTCGATCAGCTTCCGCGTTCACCGTCGCTAGTTCATCCTGGGAGAGTTCCGCCCGGGGATCATCTCGTTCGGGGTCGGCCATCGGTTCCACGCTCGCGGCACGCTTCTGGAACTCCCGGCGGCGCTTCCGACTCCCCTCCGCGACTACTGCTCGCGTGCGCTGCTCGCGACCGTCCTGCGTCCCGAACTCGGCTTGGGCACTGATGCGCTCTAGTTCGGCTTCCCGCGCCCGAATGCGCTCCTCCTGTTCGAGGGGGACACCGTGAATCCGCTCGTTGCTCGTGTCCGCGATCCCGTCCGGGTGGTTCGCATCCACCTTCGCCTGCGTCTCCTGCTCGACCGCGGCCTCGAACGCCGGCGTCTCGTCGACGACCGGGAAGCCGTCTTCATCGACCGCCTGTTCGCCCGCGTTCTCGAATGCCTGTTCATCGACCGAAACGACCTTTCCGCTAGCGTTGTTACTGGACATTGGTATCTCTCCAAGGTACCACTGAAGGCGCTCACGCGCCGACACCGCGATGCTACTACATCGCGGTTTTCCGACGACAACGACCGACAGACCCATCTGCGCGCTCTCGCTCGCGCCTTCGCGAGCGCCCCCTGGGCGCGAGCGAGAGCGCGCCTGAGGCGGACGCCCATCCAGCACCGCGCGCCGACCCGCCCGGAGCGAGCGGCCAGCGCATTCCCCGTTTCGCCCGCGACGCAACCACGTCCGTCGCGGGTCGGAGAGTCCCGGAAGCCTCCGGAAGTCCGGGACCGAAACGGGTGAAGCGCTGGCGCCGAAGGCACATGCATTTTAGCCCGGCAGTCCGCCCGCTACTGCAGGCAGACCGCCCGGAATGGTCGGTCGCGAGTGACGTGGCGGGCGGCAGCGGCGAGCGGGGCGGGCCGGGACGGACACACCAGTCTAACCGGTCACGTCGCTCGGTGACACCATCTACCGGCCTGGCGGACTCAGAAAGGGCGAGGCCGCCTCGACCGTCCCCCGACCCCGCAAGCACCGCAGGGACGAGGAGCGAAGCGTGGGTCGCGGGACGTCGAGCGGCCGAGGGCTTTCAGGGAGGTCTCCGATGTTGACCGCAGTCCAGCTACTGGTCAGTCGAATCAGGCTCTTCCTCGGCAAGCAGAACGTCGACGCTCTCTGGCGTCACCGATAGTCGGATTCCTTCCACAGTGAACTGTACTTCCACGCTTCCACTCGACAAGTCCACGATCTGCTCGAGTGCTTCCACGTCGATA from Natronoarchaeum mannanilyticum harbors:
- a CDS encoding type IV toxin-antitoxin system AbiEi family antitoxin domain-containing protein, yielding MSTIEQSKDVRQGLSTRESRLLSRLAGSGHQIISVDDIETTLEVAPNTAREIASRLTEKGWLDRLFPGTYLIIPLAAGEESVYTTHEYLIAAHVAEPMYIGYYSALSHHGLTEQVPRTVYVVTPTRAQSRETHGVPYRVTTVTERKFFGFDPTSIEGTTVQVSDLEKTLVDCADHPEFCGGLRELATAMRAADERGCDWDTVGEYIERLDNGAATKRIVYLADQLGIDLPAREELVASFTSGYSLLDPTRPDTGSTDSAYRLRVNVEPATLEPTES
- a CDS encoding ArdC-like ssDNA-binding domain-containing protein; amino-acid sequence: MATTSDSSVSFDQTDTRSDEMNSTIEQWIDELVVGVDDAQASEEFQEWLDVQSRFHDYSYRNTLLIKRQCPEATRVAGYRTWQEEFDRHVTEGESAIWIWAPIITKQCPECENSPSYHEDSDCEYDATPPEEWSEGLVGFKPAPVFDVSQIEGEPLPDLDTKATGDAGDLVSRLIAAADELGVTVRIVSEEEWTHGEAKGICEQLSLVDVQPLVEVRDRENEADLARTLIHEYAHALLHFDVDDDTERTKREVEAEAVAYVVGRYCGLDTSGSAFYLAAWESDDPEVARDRLDRISTTAEELIDVIEDGA
- a CDS encoding helix-turn-helix transcriptional regulator, with the translated sequence MHDLTAFKRDCLYVIAGLDKPHGLAVKSALAEYYEKDINAGRLYPNLDELVSMGLVEKSQKDKRTNEYALTKRARRELEARREWEAQYFSETENAVPAE
- a CDS encoding DNA-binding protein, whose amino-acid sequence is MSSNNASGKVVSVDEQAFENAGEQAVDEDGFPVVDETPAFEAAVEQETQAKVDANHPDGIADTSNERIHGVPLEQEERIRAREAELERISAQAEFGTQDGREQRTRAVVAEGSRKRRREFQKRAASVEPMADPERDDPRAELSQDELATVNAEADRLAEQLDGWARAAISRCLAEAVVDGMSLTSAVIQVFEELQTAPGQVVPIDALDEIDRETVSIEGRVETLWDSDSPAIQQVGLVADESGKTKVTIWKASDAPWIEEGERVRIHEAAKNWYNGRVSLAVTGWSTVHFPERGRWWEE
- a CDS encoding HalOD1 output domain-containing protein; its protein translation is MNCSSSTGPGASPDLVVEIIETLEARGLDRDEYQLYDAIDVEALEQIVDLSSGSVEVQFTVEGIRLSVTPESVDVLLAEEEPDSTDQ